The Dehalobacter sp. DCM sequence ACGGCACCTTCACCCGGCAGTGGCTCCAGGGTGCCGTCTTCCTCCATCAGGGCTCTGAGGTCTGCTTCATCCACCATGTTCAGAAAGTAGACGTTATTTTCCTTGCCGGCCCGGTCGATAATCAGATAAAAGGTGTTGCCCGCTTTGGTCTTGACCGTAATGAACTGCTTGTCCTCGGTCTGTTCGCCTTCCAGGTCATCCACAATGGTCAGATTGCCTTCCGGAGTCAGGGGCACAGCTGCTTCCGGTTCAGTTTCTTTGACGGGCTCCGAGGCTGCGGGCTCGGCAGTCGGCATCAGAGCTTCCTCTATCGGATCAGAGCTTGCAGTGATCGCCTTGGATTCATCGGTCTGAGCATAGGCCGGGACTGAAAGAATGGAAATGCAAAGCAGCATGACCAGCAGTAGGGCTGAAGCACGAGGCCATTTTTTACTCATTTTCATTGGTGTTATCCTCCTGTGTTTTAAAGTAATCGGGCGCTCCGCCTGTTTCGCGAAACGCCCTGATGAATGCGGCCAGCTCTTCCGGAGTCGCGGAGACACTGCGGACCATTTCCACGATCTCGGTCTTCTCCAGCTCGTCTTTTTGTGCCTTAAGCTCGATGAGTCTGGCTTCGAGGCTTTTAATTCGATGGGTGATCTTATCGATCTCCTCCGTCAGTTTTTGGATCTTTGGATTCATGGTTACCTCCTTGGCAAACGCCCGAAGGCGTAAAAATGGGATTGGAAATACGAGGTGTTCATGGAGGCGTACTGGATCGGGTTTCCGGCGTGGATCATCATGCCGTCGCCCACGTAGATGGCCACATGGGAAACCGGACCGATACTGTCGTAAGTGCCGGTGAAAAACACAATGTCGCCTGGCTTGGCCTCCGAGGGTGGGATGATGGCGCACTGGTCAAAGATCCCCTGGGCAGTGGTCCTTGATAGTGGATAGACGCCCGAATTTTTGAACACCCAGCAGACAAAGCCTGAGCAGTCAAAGGACGTCGATGGCGTGGAGCCTCCCCAAACATAGGGATAACCCAGATACTTTTCAGCTTCCTTGATCAGGGCCGCGAAAGTGGGATCTGACAGCGCTTCCGGCGGGATGTCATAGTCCGTATAAGCGCCATTGGTGCCGCCGACGGCTGGCGGGGTGTAGGGGTCAGTCCCCTCGATGAAGAAATAGGGATTGAGATACTGGCCATTTAAAGTCAGTTCCAGGTGCAGATGGCTGCCCGTACTGGCACCGGTGCTTCCGGCCTTGGCGATAGCCTGTCCCCGCAGGACGCTCTGTCCTTCTGTTACCAGAATGCTGGAGCAGTGGGCATAGGTGCTACGATAGCCATCCGTGTCCGCAATGACCACATAGTTGCCATAGCCGCTGGCATCGTAGCCGACACGGACCACTTCGCCGTCATGGATGGACTGGATCGGAGTTCCCAAAGGCACACCCAAATCCAATCCACGGTGGATCTGCAACCGGTCTGTGATGGGATGGACACGCCAGCCGTAAAGGCTAGTGACATGGCTCGGCCAATTGAAGGTAAAGGGATTACCAAAATACTGTTTGTTGCCCTTGGTATCCATGTACACGAGATACATTTCCCGTTGGTCAGCGCTCATGCGGGGATAGACCACCGAATACAGGGACTGGCTGCTCAGGTTGATGTTCAGGATGTAGAAATTATAGGGGACCTCCACCTCATAGCTTTCGCGAATGATCTGGACCTCTCCGGTTTCCGGATCAGTCACGGTATAGGTCCGGTAACGGGTTTCGGTGCGGTATCGCACCTCGACGGTCTCTGTGATGCTTAAGCTGTACATGGAGGAAAAGAGAGATCTCAGCTCAGTTTCGACCTCCGCGTAGGTAAAATCTTCGAATCTTGCTGTCAGATAAGCGATCAGCTCATGAGGATCATGGCCGATGGGATCAACGGTGTAGCGGTATTCATCAAAGCCGGGATAATCCCGTTCGATGTTGAGCAGGTCATACTGCAGCTCTGCCTCCAGCCTTGTGTACTCCAGATCAGCGGCAGTGATGTCCTCATCGGATGCGGTGTAGGAAGTCGTGAGAAAGGCGTTGAGTCCGCCTACGGCCATCTGGGAGCAGCTGGCAAAGGTATTCAGGATCAGCATGACAACAAAGAAGATGCCGATAATCCCCAGAAAAACCTTGCTGTGCCGGGCAACGAAAGCGGTCGCCTTCTCCAGCGCTTCCTTCGCTTTCTTCGCGGTCTTCACGGTGGTTTGGGCCGTCTTCTGAACGGTTCCCGTACCTCTTCCGGCTTTAGCCGCAGCGTATTCCTTCTTGATGGCTTGTTTTTGCTGCCAACGGGACAAGGGATTGGTCGAGAAGAGCGGCTGCTCCCTGGCTGCCTGTTTTTGAAGCAGGCTGACATTGGCCTGGTCCAGCTTTTTCTCCGCCTTCAGGGATTTTCGCTCCGCTTTCAGCGCATGGGAGCGGTGAGCATTTTGGGCGGTCCGGACAGTGCCTTCAGCGGTTCCTTCCAGGCGGTGGGCAGCCTCCACGCCGACATTGTCATCTTCGGATCTTGCAATCTGCCGGTGGACCTCCGCAGCGGGCAAGGCTGTCGCAGCGGACTTGAAAGCTGAGGGTGTTTTCTTCACCTGAAGCTCTTCAAACTGCAGTTTCACTGGCTTTTTCATGGGACCAAAGGAAATGCTCTTCTCGTGGGTTCCCAGCGATTCTGTCTTGGACTTTTTTTCAGCTTTCTCCAGCCTGGTCGCGGCCTTGTCTGCCTTCTGCGTGGCTTTTTGAAGCTCCGGGGTGCTGCGTTCCTCTGTGAACCGAAGCCGGGTTATGGTTCGCTTGGCTTTCCTGGCGCTCATCTCACACCCCCTTGACCTCAGCTGGCTTCGTCGTCATGATGCGGTAAAGCTCGGTATCCTTCGGGAAACGGTCTGCAAAGGGCAGGATCACATTCCCATAGAACAACAGGCCTTCACCTTCACCGGAATGGGTAACATAGGACAGCTGGTGGGGAGAGATGTTGAGCTGCTTGGCCAGGATTTGGCGGTCCCCGCCTGCCTGGTTCAGCATGTAGACGAAGTCGCTGTTTTCAAAGATGTTTTCGATTTCCCGGGAAGACAGCAGGTCTTTGACGTTCTGGGTGATGCCCGTCGGAATGCCGCCCCACTTTCTGAATCGCTTCCAGATCTCGACCGAGTAGGCGGCGGTCTGCTCTTCCTTGAGCAGCAGATGGAATTCATCGATGTAGTAGCGGGTGCTTCGGCCTTCCGCCCGGTTGGTGGTCACGCGACCCCAGACCTGGTCCTGGACGATGAGCATGCCCAGCTTCTTCAGCTGCTTGCCCAGTTCCTTGATATCAAAGCAGACCAGGCGGTTCTGGATATCCACATTGGTTCGGTGGTTAAAGACGTTGAGCGAGCCGGTGACGTAGATCTCCAGCGCCGTCGCGATCAGCCGAGCTTCCTTCTCCGGCTGCTCCAGTAGGATTCGGTGCAGATCTCCAAGGATAGGGACATTCTCCGGCTTTGGCTCATTGAGATAAGCCTGATACACCATGCGAACACAACGGTCGATGACGGTCTTTTCGATGGGTTGGAGGCCCTCTCTGCCGCCGACGATGAGCTCACAAAGGGAAAGAATAAAGTCAGACTTCAGGGACAGTGGGCTCTCATCCTCGGAATAGTTCAAGTTGATGTCCATGGGATTGATGTAATGTCCGCTGGTGGGTGAGATCTTGATGACCTGGCCCTGCAGGCGCTCCACCAGAGGATAATATTCGCCCTCGGGATCGCAGATGGTGATGTCGTCCTGAGTAATGAGAAAGGCATTGGCGATCTCACGCTTGGCAGAAAAGGATTTGCCGCTGCCAGGGGTGCCCAGGATCAGTCCGTTGGGATTCTTCAGGGCTTTCCGGTCCACCATGATCAGGTTGTTAGACAATGAATTAAGCCCGTAATAGAGAGGCTCGCCTTCGCGCTGGAACAGTTCCTGGGTGGTGAAAGGCACAAAGATGGCGGTGCTGGATGTGGTCAGGCCCCGCTGGATCTCGATCTGATTGTGACCAAGGGGCAGGGATGAGTTAAGACCGGATTCCTGCTGGAAGTCCAGCCGGACCAGCTGACAATTGTATTTCTGGGCAATGCCCTGAGCCTGAAAGATGTTGTTGTCCAGTGTCTGTTTGCCGTCGGCAGTATTCATGATCAGAAAGGTCACCAGGAACATGCGTTCATTGTGGCTCTGCAGATCCTGTAGCAGCTTCTTGGCTTCGCCACCGTAGGTGGCCAGGTCTGACGGGATAATGTCCATGTCATAGCCGGAACGGACAGCCTTTTTCTGTTCTTCGATCTTCATCCGGTCCAGATCGGTGATCTTGCGCTTGATGGTCTTGATAGCAGAGGTTTGATCGATGGACTGGATATGGAGGGTCACCACCAGGCTGTTGTCCATGGACAGAAAATCCGCCAGCATGCGGTCGTTGAGCTCGGGGGCGAGGATCTGCAGGAAGGAAACGGAGCAATGCTTTCTGCCCATCCGAAAGTTCCTGCTCTCAGAAAAATCAAAGGATGAGGGTGCAATGTAATCCTTGGTGGAAAGGCCCGATAGGGGCAGCCAGTCCCAGTCAAAGAGAAAGCGCTCCTGACCGTCCAGATGGTAAATACTGTGCAAAAGCTTCAGTCGATCTTTTCCACTCAAAGGATCTGCTGCGACGCCGAGGCGCTTGAAGCTGTTCAGGAGATCATTCTCGATACGTTCCAGCCGGGGCTTGGCCGTGCGAAGATTCTCCGCTTCGATGCCAAAGGTGATGAACTTGGTCTTGGACAGGCCGTTGTTGCCCTTGGCCAGCTGGCCTCGGAGCATATTGGCATATTCTTCACGGATGTCATCAAAATCATCGTTCTGGTTAGGAATCAGGATGGACTGCTCGAATTCCTCGATGCTGGCGCTCAGATTCAGGAAAGAGAACTGAAAGCGGATGGAGCTGTCAAAGTAGTTGAGGAAATCACACCAGCCGTCAAAGATGGCCGTCTTGTCCTCGTTCTGCGCCAGCTGGTAGTTAATGTCCTGAAACTGAATGGTCTTGGTATATAAGGCATCTGTTGCCTGGCAGATGCCGTCGGGATGCATGCGCAGGTAAGGGATCGTCTGCTGGGCCGTTGCCGGAACCTTGCTGTCACGCTTGGCTCTGGCGATGGCGCTTTCAATGCGATTTCTTTCCTCGCGGCTGAGTTTTCTTTGGATGGTTTTCTGGTTGGACAATCGCTTTTACCTCCTTGTCCAGATTGGTTTGTCGCTCTACGGCGGCATAGAAGTTGTCGGTCCGGTAGGGCCGCTTCTTCGGTCGGATGAATCGGCTCTGAATGAGCTGATAGAGGATTTTTTCCAGGGGCTGACCATTACGTTCGTACATGGCCAGCAGGAAAAACGGCAGCATGGACAGCACCATGAGCAGCGCTGCTGTGCTGACACTCATGTGGGGCTTGGCAAGAAAAAACAGCGGGACGCCCAGAAGAGCTCCGCTGCCAAATGAAATCAGTTGTCGCTTGGTGAGATTGAGCATCACCTTGGTTTTGATCTTGGTCAGATCCTTGGGTACAGGGACATAGGCCACAGGCTTTCCTCCTTTCGTTTAGTGGGCATTGAAGATGGATTTGGCAAGACTTCCGGTCTTGAACAGGGTGAAACAGAGTAGAACAGTATAGCCGAGGGTGGTCCATACGGCCTTGATGATGTCGGTTTCCGTAGCGATGTTCTGCACCAGTA is a genomic window containing:
- a CDS encoding CD1107 family mobile element protein translates to MKMSKKWPRASALLLVMLLCISILSVPAYAQTDESKAITASSDPIEEALMPTAEPAASEPVKETEPEAAVPLTPEGNLTIVDDLEGEQTEDKQFITVKTKAGNTFYLIIDRAGKENNVYFLNMVDEADLRALMEEDGTLEPLPGEGAVPTVPEPEPEPTPEPETEVEEPVPAKIMNPLPIVVVLLILLGGGGLWYFKLRKPKPSVKGSSHLDEYSFDDDDYEEKLLVEEDQEAFESERDDE
- a CDS encoding DUF4315 family protein, whose product is MNPKIQKLTEEIDKITHRIKSLEARLIELKAQKDELEKTEIVEMVRSVSATPEELAAFIRAFRETGGAPDYFKTQEDNTNENE
- a CDS encoding CD1108 family mobile element protein, with translation MSARKAKRTITRLRFTEERSTPELQKATQKADKAATRLEKAEKKSKTESLGTHEKSISFGPMKKPVKLQFEELQVKKTPSAFKSAATALPAAEVHRQIARSEDDNVGVEAAHRLEGTAEGTVRTAQNAHRSHALKAERKSLKAEKKLDQANVSLLQKQAAREQPLFSTNPLSRWQQKQAIKKEYAAAKAGRGTGTVQKTAQTTVKTAKKAKEALEKATAFVARHSKVFLGIIGIFFVVMLILNTFASCSQMAVGGLNAFLTTSYTASDEDITAADLEYTRLEAELQYDLLNIERDYPGFDEYRYTVDPIGHDPHELIAYLTARFEDFTYAEVETELRSLFSSMYSLSITETVEVRYRTETRYRTYTVTDPETGEVQIIRESYEVEVPYNFYILNINLSSQSLYSVVYPRMSADQREMYLVYMDTKGNKQYFGNPFTFNWPSHVTSLYGWRVHPITDRLQIHRGLDLGVPLGTPIQSIHDGEVVRVGYDASGYGNYVVIADTDGYRSTYAHCSSILVTEGQSVLRGQAIAKAGSTGASTGSHLHLELTLNGQYLNPYFFIEGTDPYTPPAVGGTNGAYTDYDIPPEALSDPTFAALIKEAEKYLGYPYVWGGSTPSTSFDCSGFVCWVFKNSGVYPLSRTTAQGIFDQCAIIPPSEAKPGDIVFFTGTYDSIGPVSHVAIYVGDGMMIHAGNPIQYASMNTSYFQSHFYAFGRLPRR
- a CDS encoding VirB4-like conjugal transfer ATPase, CD1110 family, with translation MSNQKTIQRKLSREERNRIESAIARAKRDSKVPATAQQTIPYLRMHPDGICQATDALYTKTIQFQDINYQLAQNEDKTAIFDGWCDFLNYFDSSIRFQFSFLNLSASIEEFEQSILIPNQNDDFDDIREEYANMLRGQLAKGNNGLSKTKFITFGIEAENLRTAKPRLERIENDLLNSFKRLGVAADPLSGKDRLKLLHSIYHLDGQERFLFDWDWLPLSGLSTKDYIAPSSFDFSESRNFRMGRKHCSVSFLQILAPELNDRMLADFLSMDNSLVVTLHIQSIDQTSAIKTIKRKITDLDRMKIEEQKKAVRSGYDMDIIPSDLATYGGEAKKLLQDLQSHNERMFLVTFLIMNTADGKQTLDNNIFQAQGIAQKYNCQLVRLDFQQESGLNSSLPLGHNQIEIQRGLTTSSTAIFVPFTTQELFQREGEPLYYGLNSLSNNLIMVDRKALKNPNGLILGTPGSGKSFSAKREIANAFLITQDDITICDPEGEYYPLVERLQGQVIKISPTSGHYINPMDINLNYSEDESPLSLKSDFILSLCELIVGGREGLQPIEKTVIDRCVRMVYQAYLNEPKPENVPILGDLHRILLEQPEKEARLIATALEIYVTGSLNVFNHRTNVDIQNRLVCFDIKELGKQLKKLGMLIVQDQVWGRVTTNRAEGRSTRYYIDEFHLLLKEEQTAAYSVEIWKRFRKWGGIPTGITQNVKDLLSSREIENIFENSDFVYMLNQAGGDRQILAKQLNISPHQLSYVTHSGEGEGLLFYGNVILPFADRFPKDTELYRIMTTKPAEVKGV
- a CDS encoding PrgI family protein → MAYVPVPKDLTKIKTKVMLNLTKRQLISFGSGALLGVPLFFLAKPHMSVSTAALLMVLSMLPFFLLAMYERNGQPLEKILYQLIQSRFIRPKKRPYRTDNFYAAVERQTNLDKEVKAIVQPENHPKKTQPRGKKSH